One window of Pseudomonas sp. ML2-2023-3 genomic DNA carries:
- a CDS encoding SRPBCC family protein, whose product MATASATIDIPAPADQVWQLIGGFGSLPDWLSFVVKSELSEGGRLRTLRTEDGTVIVERLESFDNGSKAYSYSITQAPFPVTDYLATLRVEAHGAGARVTWSGRFTPSGVSDDEAQELFSGIYQGGLTALRSNFPG is encoded by the coding sequence ATGGCAACCGCATCCGCAACTATCGATATTCCCGCTCCAGCCGATCAGGTCTGGCAATTGATCGGCGGCTTTGGCTCGCTGCCGGACTGGTTGTCGTTTGTTGTAAAAAGCGAACTGAGTGAAGGCGGGCGCTTGCGTACTCTGCGTACCGAGGACGGTACGGTGATTGTCGAACGGCTTGAAAGCTTCGACAACGGGAGCAAGGCCTACAGCTACTCCATTACTCAGGCGCCGTTCCCGGTGACGGATTACCTGGCCACTCTGCGTGTGGAAGCCCACGGCGCAGGTGCCCGGGTGACCTGGTCGGGGCGGTTTACCCCGAGCGGGGTAAGCGATGACGAGGCCCAAGAGCTGTTTTCAGGCATCTATCAGGGCGGGCTGACGGCGCTGCGAAGCAATTTTCCAGGTTGA
- the gudD gene encoding glucarate dehydratase translates to MNAEHQHHATKAPIVTSLQVIPVAGHDSMLLNLSGAHGPFFTRNIVILKDSSGNVGVGEVPGGERIRETLEDARNLVVGQPIGNYQSILNAMRTTFAARDSAGRGLQTFDLRITIHAVTAMEAALLDLLGQFLEVPVAALLGEGQQRDAVKMLGYLFYIGDRQQTDLAYRDEAEADDWFRLRHEKALTPQAIVRLAEAAQAKYGFNDFKLKGGVLRGAEEIEAVTALAERFPTARITLDPNGAWSLKEAVALCRDQHRVLAYAEDPCGAENGYSGREVMAEFRRATGLPTATNMIATDWREMGHAIQSQAVDIPLADPHFWTMQGSVRVAQMCHEWGLTWGSHSNNHFDISLAMFTQVAAAAPGEITAIDTHWIWQDGQRLTREPLKIVDGHIKVPARPGLGVDIDMDAVAKAHELYKGMGLGARDDSVAMQYIVPGWKYDNKKPCLVR, encoded by the coding sequence ATGAACGCCGAACATCAACACCACGCCACAAAAGCCCCGATCGTCACCAGCCTGCAGGTTATCCCGGTGGCCGGTCATGACAGCATGCTGCTCAACCTCAGCGGCGCCCACGGCCCTTTCTTTACTCGCAATATCGTTATCCTCAAGGACAGCAGCGGCAATGTCGGCGTTGGCGAAGTGCCTGGCGGTGAACGCATCCGCGAGACCCTGGAAGACGCACGCAATCTGGTCGTGGGCCAGCCCATCGGCAACTACCAGAGCATTCTCAACGCCATGCGTACCACCTTCGCCGCCCGTGACTCGGCGGGTCGTGGCCTGCAGACTTTTGACCTGCGCATCACCATCCACGCCGTCACGGCAATGGAGGCAGCCCTGCTCGACTTGCTCGGTCAGTTCCTGGAAGTGCCAGTGGCAGCCCTGCTCGGCGAAGGCCAGCAACGGGATGCGGTAAAGATGCTCGGCTACCTGTTTTACATTGGCGATCGCCAGCAGACCGATCTGGCCTACCGCGATGAAGCCGAGGCTGATGACTGGTTCCGTCTGCGCCATGAAAAAGCCCTGACCCCGCAAGCCATCGTCCGCCTGGCAGAAGCGGCTCAGGCCAAATATGGCTTTAACGACTTCAAGCTTAAAGGCGGCGTGCTGCGCGGTGCCGAAGAGATCGAAGCGGTCACCGCACTGGCCGAACGCTTCCCCACTGCCCGCATCACCCTGGACCCCAATGGCGCCTGGTCACTCAAGGAGGCCGTGGCCCTGTGCCGCGATCAACACCGCGTACTGGCCTATGCCGAAGACCCCTGCGGTGCCGAAAACGGTTACTCGGGACGCGAGGTGATGGCCGAGTTCCGTCGCGCTACCGGGTTGCCCACCGCCACCAACATGATTGCCACGGACTGGCGCGAGATGGGTCACGCCATTCAATCCCAGGCCGTGGATATTCCCCTGGCCGACCCGCACTTCTGGACCATGCAAGGTTCGGTACGCGTCGCGCAAATGTGCCACGAGTGGGGCCTGACCTGGGGCTCGCACTCCAACAACCACTTTGATATTTCCCTGGCCATGTTCACCCAGGTCGCAGCCGCCGCACCGGGAGAAATCACCGCCATTGATACTCACTGGATCTGGCAGGATGGTCAGCGCCTGACCCGCGAGCCGCTGAAAATTGTCGACGGTCACATCAAGGTTCCGGCCAGACCCGGCCTGGGCGTGGACATCGACATGGACGCCGTGGCCAAGGCCCACGAACTGTACAAAGGCATGGGCCTTGGCGCACGGGACGATAGCGTCGCCATGCAGTACATTGTTCCGGGCTGGAAATACGACAACAAAAAACCCTGTCTTGTGCGCTGA
- a CDS encoding aldehyde dehydrogenase (NADP(+)) produces the protein MSTVTGHNFIGGSRSAAGTVTVQSLDASTGEALPVLFYQATPEEVDRAANAAAEAFVPFRQLSPERRAEFLDAIADEIDQLGDDFVALVCRETALPAGRIQGERGRTSGQMRLFATVLRRGDFLGARIDLALPDRKPLPRVDLRQYRIGVGPVAVFGASNFPLAFSTAGGDTAAAFAAGCPVVFKAHSGHMATADQVGCAIIRAAEKTGMPKGVFNMIFGAGVGEQLVKHPAIQAVGFTGSLHGGNALSKMAAEREQPIPVFAEMSSINPVILLPQALASRSEAVAKDLSASVTQGGGQFCTNPGLVIGLRSAQFSAFVEQLTRHMAEQAPHTLLNAGGLRNYAKGVEHLLSHPGITHLAGHTQSGSQAQPQLFKADVSLLLDKDPLLQEEVFGPTTILIEVDSDAQLKAALLALRGQLTATLIGEPDDLAQYQWLVPILEQKVGRILVNGYPTGVEVCDAMVHGGPYPATSDSRGTSVGSLAIDRFLRPVCYQNYPDAQLPEALQNSNPLGLKRLVNGEWSSLAIK, from the coding sequence ATGTCGACCGTAACTGGCCACAACTTTATCGGCGGCAGCCGCAGCGCTGCCGGAACCGTCACGGTACAAAGCCTGGATGCCAGCACCGGAGAGGCACTGCCTGTGCTCTTTTATCAGGCCACGCCAGAAGAAGTGGACCGTGCCGCCAACGCCGCCGCCGAGGCCTTTGTACCGTTTCGCCAACTGTCTCCTGAACGCCGCGCCGAATTCCTGGACGCCATTGCTGACGAAATAGATCAGTTGGGCGACGACTTTGTCGCCTTGGTGTGCAGGGAAACCGCCCTGCCCGCAGGACGCATTCAAGGTGAACGCGGCCGTACCAGCGGGCAAATGCGCCTGTTCGCAACCGTGCTGCGCCGTGGCGACTTTTTAGGCGCACGAATCGATCTGGCCCTGCCGGATCGCAAACCGCTGCCACGGGTGGATCTGCGTCAGTACCGGATCGGCGTCGGGCCTGTGGCCGTCTTCGGTGCCAGCAACTTTCCACTGGCCTTTTCCACTGCCGGTGGCGACACCGCGGCCGCCTTTGCAGCGGGCTGCCCGGTGGTTTTCAAGGCACACAGCGGGCACATGGCAACCGCCGACCAGGTGGGCTGCGCAATTATTCGTGCGGCTGAAAAGACCGGCATGCCCAAGGGTGTGTTCAACATGATCTTCGGCGCCGGAGTCGGCGAACAGCTGGTCAAGCACCCGGCCATTCAGGCCGTGGGCTTTACCGGGTCGCTGCACGGCGGCAACGCACTGAGCAAAATGGCCGCCGAACGCGAGCAACCCATCCCGGTATTCGCCGAGATGTCGAGCATCAACCCGGTGATCCTGCTGCCTCAGGCCCTGGCCTCACGCAGCGAGGCTGTCGCCAAAGACCTGTCGGCATCGGTCACTCAGGGCGGCGGACAGTTCTGCACCAATCCCGGCCTGGTGATCGGCCTGCGTAGCGCCCAGTTCTCTGCCTTTGTCGAGCAACTGACCCGGCACATGGCCGAACAGGCGCCGCACACCCTGCTCAACGCAGGCGGGCTGCGCAACTACGCCAAGGGCGTGGAGCATCTGCTCAGCCATCCGGGCATCACCCACCTGGCCGGCCACACCCAGTCGGGATCGCAAGCGCAACCACAATTGTTCAAGGCCGATGTCAGCCTGCTGCTGGACAAGGATCCGCTGTTGCAGGAGGAGGTGTTTGGTCCCACGACCATCCTTATCGAAGTCGACAGCGATGCGCAGTTAAAAGCGGCCCTGCTGGCCTTGCGCGGCCAATTGACCGCCACCCTGATCGGCGAACCGGATGACCTTGCGCAGTATCAGTGGCTGGTGCCGATCCTTGAGCAAAAGGTCGGGCGGATTCTGGTCAATGGCTACCCTACCGGCGTCGAAGTGTGCGACGCGATGGTTCACGGCGGCCCATACCCGGCGACTTCCGACTCACGCGGTACGTCGGTTGGCTCATTGGCGATTGACCGTTTCCTGCGTCCGGTCTGCTACCAGAACTATCCCGACGCCCAACTGCCCGAAGCGTTGCAAAACAGCAACCCGTTGGGTTTGAAGCGTCTGGTGAACGGCGAGTGGAGTTCCCTGGCGATCAAATAG
- a CDS encoding isoaspartyl peptidase/L-asparaginase, which yields MTQSIAMALHGGAGVLMPGVLTQDDEQAIHAALLQALRAGVDVLEQGGSSLDAVQASVVELEECPWFNAGKGAVFTHAGDHELDAAIMNGANLEAGAVAGVHHVRNPICGARAVLEHSEHVLLAGAGADLFLSEQPDLEHVSNDWYDTPLRRRQWAAQQQQPETVLLEPGGVKKKFGTVGAVALDRQGHVAAATSTGGITNKRYGRVGDSPLIGSGTWADDRSAAISATGHGEFFMRTVVAHNIASRIRLVGSTLADACEQVVQGELKTLGGNGGVVAVSPSGETVLSFNTPGMYRAWRDAEGGLHTAIYAEDDRLHPL from the coding sequence TCAATCCATAGCGATGGCCCTGCATGGCGGCGCCGGTGTCCTGATGCCCGGTGTATTGACCCAGGATGACGAACAGGCAATCCACGCCGCGCTGCTGCAGGCCCTCAGGGCCGGCGTTGATGTGCTGGAGCAGGGCGGCAGCAGCCTGGACGCCGTGCAGGCAAGCGTAGTCGAACTGGAAGAGTGTCCGTGGTTCAACGCGGGTAAAGGTGCGGTATTTACCCATGCCGGAGACCACGAACTGGACGCGGCGATCATGAACGGCGCTAACCTCGAAGCCGGTGCGGTGGCTGGGGTGCACCACGTGCGCAACCCCATTTGCGGCGCCCGGGCAGTCCTGGAACACAGCGAACATGTGCTGCTGGCAGGCGCGGGGGCGGATCTGTTCCTGTCCGAGCAACCTGACCTGGAGCACGTCAGCAACGACTGGTACGACACCCCCTTGCGTCGTCGTCAGTGGGCTGCCCAGCAGCAACAACCGGAGACGGTGCTGCTGGAACCGGGAGGCGTGAAGAAAAAGTTTGGCACCGTGGGGGCCGTGGCACTGGACCGACAGGGGCATGTTGCGGCGGCCACCTCTACCGGCGGCATTACCAACAAACGCTACGGACGCGTGGGTGACTCGCCGCTGATCGGCTCCGGCACCTGGGCGGATGACCGCAGTGCCGCGATCTCGGCGACCGGCCACGGCGAATTCTTCATGCGTACCGTGGTGGCGCACAATATTGCGTCGCGTATCCGGCTGGTGGGATCAACCCTTGCGGATGCCTGTGAGCAGGTTGTGCAGGGCGAGCTCAAGACCTTGGGAGGCAACGGCGGCGTGGTGGCGGTGTCACCGTCCGGAGAGACCGTGTTGAGCTTCAATACGCCCGGCATGTACCGCGCCTGGCGCGATGCCGAGGGTGGTTTGCACACGGCGATCTATGCCGAGGATGATCGTCTGCATCCTCTTTGA
- a CDS encoding MFS transporter — protein MNTSSNPSAAHANDPVLARAIQKVKRHVLPLFVIMFIVNYIDRVNIGFVRTHMEHDLGIGAAAYGFGAGLFFIGYALFEVPSNMLLQKVGARIWLTRIMFTWGITATLMAFIQNETHFYILRFLLGVAEAGFFPGVIYYFTRWLPGAERGKAIAIFLSGSALASLISGPLSGLLLQITGMGLHGWQWMYIIEGMASVFLCGFVWYWLDSKPHDAKWLSREEQDALVNEIDREQRERDAVNIVKPSMLKLLKDRQIMLFCAIYFCIQLTIYAATFWLPSIIKKMGDLSDMQVGFFNSIPWLISIIAMYAFASLASRFKYQQAWIATALLIAALGMFLSTTGGPIFAFIAICFAAIGFKSASALFWPIPQGYLDARIAAAVIALINSIGNLGGFVAPTTFGFLEQTTGSIQGGLYGLAGTSIIAAIIVFFAKTKPTPAAATPAALQPA, from the coding sequence GTGAACACTTCCAGCAATCCGTCTGCTGCGCACGCCAACGACCCCGTACTGGCGCGCGCGATCCAAAAGGTGAAGAGGCATGTGCTGCCGCTCTTCGTCATCATGTTTATCGTTAACTACATTGACCGCGTAAACATCGGCTTTGTGCGCACCCACATGGAGCATGACCTGGGTATTGGCGCAGCCGCCTATGGCTTCGGTGCCGGTCTGTTCTTCATCGGCTACGCACTGTTTGAAGTGCCGTCCAACATGCTGCTGCAAAAAGTCGGCGCCCGTATCTGGCTGACCCGGATCATGTTCACCTGGGGCATCACCGCAACCCTGATGGCCTTTATCCAGAACGAAACCCACTTTTATATCCTGCGCTTTCTGCTCGGCGTGGCCGAAGCGGGATTCTTTCCAGGAGTGATTTACTACTTCACCCGCTGGCTGCCTGGCGCCGAGCGTGGCAAGGCGATTGCCATCTTCCTCAGCGGTTCGGCACTGGCGTCCCTGATCTCGGGCCCGTTGTCCGGCCTGCTATTGCAAATCACCGGCATGGGCCTGCATGGCTGGCAGTGGATGTACATCATCGAAGGCATGGCCTCGGTGTTTTTGTGCGGCTTTGTCTGGTACTGGCTGGACTCAAAGCCCCATGACGCCAAATGGCTCAGCCGTGAGGAACAAGATGCCCTGGTGAACGAGATTGACCGCGAGCAGCGCGAGCGGGATGCCGTCAACATCGTCAAACCGAGCATGCTCAAGCTGCTCAAGGACCGCCAGATCATGCTGTTCTGCGCGATCTATTTCTGCATCCAGCTGACCATTTACGCCGCGACCTTCTGGCTGCCCAGCATCATCAAGAAAATGGGTGACTTGAGCGACATGCAGGTGGGCTTTTTCAACTCGATCCCGTGGCTGATTTCCATTATTGCCATGTATGCGTTTGCGTCACTGGCCAGCCGCTTCAAATACCAGCAGGCCTGGATTGCGACGGCCCTGCTGATTGCTGCCCTGGGCATGTTCCTGTCGACCACCGGCGGCCCGATATTTGCGTTTATTGCCATCTGCTTCGCCGCCATCGGTTTCAAATCGGCATCGGCGCTGTTCTGGCCCATCCCCCAGGGTTATCTGGATGCACGCATCGCGGCAGCCGTGATCGCACTGATCAACTCCATCGGCAACCTCGGCGGATTCGTTGCGCCCACCACTTTCGGTTTCCTGGAGCAAACCACCGGTTCGATCCAGGGCGGGCTCTATGGCCTGGCCGGTACATCGATCATTGCGGCAATCATCGTGTTCTTTGCCAAGACCAAACCCACCCCCGCTGCTGCGACCCCCGCCGCCCTGCAACCTGCCTGA
- a CDS encoding FadR/GntR family transcriptional regulator: MQDPQGASTRKRSPGLAHDIVAELTQRILLGQLAPGEKLPSESIIVREHGVSRTVVREAISKLQASGLVETRHGIGTFVLERDQRQGIHLKRDTAHSVRGIIELRMGLETQAAALAAVRRTEGQLLQMRQALDDYQSSLANNDSSVEPDQRFHNLIAQATGNTYFTDIISQLGRSVIPRTRIDAEERGDTDLMKLGQMAVLEHEAILRAIRRQDPDAARAAMLLHLSNSLERMAGR; encoded by the coding sequence ATGCAAGACCCGCAAGGCGCATCGACCCGCAAGCGTTCCCCTGGCCTGGCCCACGACATCGTGGCCGAGCTCACTCAGCGAATCCTGCTGGGCCAACTGGCTCCCGGAGAGAAGCTGCCTTCCGAATCCATCATCGTGCGTGAGCATGGTGTCAGCCGCACCGTCGTGCGCGAGGCGATCTCGAAATTGCAGGCTTCGGGACTGGTTGAAACCCGGCACGGGATCGGCACCTTCGTGCTGGAGCGCGATCAGCGCCAGGGCATTCACCTCAAGCGCGATACTGCGCACAGCGTGCGCGGCATCATCGAGTTGCGCATGGGGCTGGAGACACAAGCCGCAGCGTTGGCGGCCGTGCGCCGAACAGAGGGCCAACTGCTGCAAATGCGTCAGGCGCTGGATGACTACCAGAGTTCACTGGCCAATAACGACAGCAGCGTCGAACCCGATCAGCGATTTCACAACCTGATCGCCCAGGCCACGGGCAATACCTATTTCACCGACATCATTTCCCAGCTCGGGCGTTCCGTGATCCCCCGCACACGGATTGACGCCGAGGAGCGTGGCGACACCGATTTGATGAAATTGGGTCAAATGGCGGTGCTGGAGCATGAGGCGATCTTGCGTGCCATTCGCCGACAGGACCCCGACGCCGCCCGCGCCGCCATGCTGCTGCACTTGAGCAACAGCCTGGAGCGGATGGCGGGGAGGTGA
- a CDS encoding NIPSNAP family protein: MITCYLRYVIDPYKLAEFEAYGRIWIPLVEKFGGQHHGYFLPSEGANNIALAMFTFPSLAAYEDYRERSKTDAECIAAFKLAEDNRCILSYERSFFKPVFE, from the coding sequence ATGATCACGTGCTATCTGCGTTATGTCATTGACCCTTACAAGCTGGCCGAATTTGAAGCGTACGGGCGAATCTGGATACCCCTGGTCGAGAAATTCGGCGGTCAGCACCACGGCTACTTCCTGCCCTCGGAAGGCGCCAACAACATTGCCCTGGCCATGTTTACCTTCCCGAGCCTTGCGGCCTATGAAGACTACCGCGAGCGCTCAAAAACCGATGCCGAATGCATTGCCGCCTTCAAGCTGGCTGAAGACAATCGCTGCATCCTGAGTTACGAGCGAAGCTTCTTTAAACCGGTATTTGAGTGA